The segment CGACAGATACTGGCTCGACACGTCGCCGCGGATCGGGACGCTCGTGCCCGCGGCGACCCCCGCGCCGCGGATCGCGAGCGGCGGGTAACCCTCGTTGCCCAGATAGCGAATCGTGGCGCCGAGCGAGCGCAGCGCGTCGACGAGATCCCGGATCGGACGCTCGCGCATCCGCGCGACGCCGTCGAGCACGTAGTCGCCGCCCTGCACCGCGAGCACCGCGGTGAGCGGTCGAAACGCGGTCCCGGCGTTGCCGAGCATGAATCGCGCCGAGCGCTTCCGGAAGGCGCCACCCGCACCGCGCACGACGGCAACCCGGGTCGAAGGGTCGTGATCGACGTCGACGCCGAGCAGCACGAGCGCCTCGACCATGCGGTCGGTGTCGTCCGCCGCGAGCACGCCTTCTACCCGGGTCGTGCCGTGCGCGAGCGCGGCGAGCAGCAACACCCGGTTGCTGATGCTCTTCGATCCGGGAAGCGCCACCGAGCCTTCGGCATGGCCGCTCGCGGCGAGCGTCAGGTCGGCAGAAGCCATCGCCGTCGCGTGGTTCAGCGGTCGACCGGTGCAGGCGCGGCCACGCCGGGCTGCCAGCGGCGGCGCGCCGCGCTCGCCTGCGCGAACACGCGCTCCAGCGCGGCGCCGTCGCCGCGTTCGATCGCGGCCGCGAGTTCGTCCAACAGGCCGCGGTAGGCCGCGAGCGCGTCGGACAGCGCCCCGCGATTCGCGAGCGCGATGTCGCGCCACATCTCGGGCGAACTGCCGGCAATGCGCGTGAAGTCGCGGAATCCCGAGGCCGCGTGCGCGAACAGCGCCCCGGCGTCCGGCCGCGCGGCGAGTTGCGCCACGAGCGCGAACGCGAGGACGTGAGGCAGGTGCGACACGGCCGCGAAGATGCGGTCGTGCTCTCGCGCGTCGAGCGTCATCACGCGCGACCCGCAGCGCTCCCACAGCGTGCGGACCACGTCGGTGGCGTGCGGGTCGGTTTCGGGCAGCGGCGTCAGCACGGTGGTCCGGTCGCGGAATAGCGTCGCGAACGCGGCGGCGGCTCCCGAGTGCTCGGTGCCCGCGATCGGATGCGCAGGCACGAAACGCGCGAGACGCGTGCCGAACGCCGCGCGCGCCGCCTCGACGACGTCTTCCTTCGTGCTGCCGGCGTCGGTGACCACGCAGGCCGGTCCGGCGTGGCGCGCGATGGTGGCGAGCAGCGGCGCGATCTCGCCTACCGGCGTGGCCACGAGGACGACGTCCGCGTCCGCGAGTTCAGCGGTCCAGCCTTCCGCGAGCGTGTGCGCGCAGTCGACGATGCCGCGCGAGAGTGCCTCGTCGAGATTCGCGCGCGTTCGGCCGACGCCGACCACTTCGCCGACCGCGCCGGCGGCCTTGAGCGCGAGCGCGCAAGAGCCGCCGATCAGCCCGACGCCGACCACCACCAGTCGTCCGATCGGCCGCGCCGCCGCGTGTGCGTCCATCGCCGGTCCGCTCGCGCCGCGGGTTACGCGGGGTTTCCGTCGCGTCCGAGCACCCGCGCGAGCGCGTCGAGGAAGCGCTCGTTCTCGGACGGAAGTCCGATGGTCACGCGCAGCCACTCGGGCAGACCGTAGCCCGCGACCGGGCGGACGATGACGCCCTCCCGCAGCAGGCCCTGGTAGACCGTTGCCGCATCGCCGATCCGCGCCAGCAGGAAGTTCCCGTGCGATCGCAGCACCGGAACGCCGAGCTTCGCCAGGCCGTGTTCCAGCTGGCGCATGCCTTCGCGGTTCATGCGCGCGCTCTCCTCGACGTAGGCCGTGTCGGCGAGCGCGGCGATGGCGGCCGCCTGGGCCAGCGCGTTCACGTTGAACGGCTGGCGCACGCGATCGAGGAGCGCGGCGACCGAGGGATCCATCACGCCGTACCCGATCCGCAGCGCGGCGAGGCCGTACGCCTTCGAGAACGTCCGCGAGACGACGAGGTTCGGATGGCGGCCGATCCAGCCGATCGACGGCGAACGTCCCTCCTCGGGCAGGTACTCGTCGTAGGCCTCGTCGAGCACGACGACCACGTCGCGCGGCACCGCCGCGACGAACCGCGCGATGGATTCAGACGCCACCCAGGTGCCGGTCGGGTTGTTCGGATTCGCGACGAACACCACGCGGGTGCGCGGCGTGATCGCCGCGAGCATCGCGCCGAGGTCGTGGCCGAAGTCGCGCGCGGGCACTTCGACACCTTTCGCTCCGCGCGCGTGGGTCGCGAGCGGGTAGACCGCGAAGGCGTACTGGGCATAGACGGCCTCGTCGCCCGGCGTCAGGAACGCTGCGGCGACCAGCTCGAGCACGTCGTTGCTGCCGTTGCCGAGCACGATCCGCTCGGGCCCGACGCCGTGGTGCAGGGCCAGCGCCGCACGAAGCGCGAACCCGCTGCCGTCGGGATAACGCGTCAGGTCGCCCGCCGCCGCGCGGATCGCGGAGAGCGCCTTGGGGGAGGCGCCGCGCGGATTCTCGTTGCTCGCGAGCTTGACGATCGTCGCGGGGTCGAGATGGAGCTCGCGGGCGAGCTCCTCGACCGGCTTGCCCGGAACGTAGGGCGCGATCGCGCGCACCCACGCGGGTGCCTTGAGCGCGGGTCCGGCGCCCTCGCCGTCCGCATCGACATTCGAAGCACCGTGTGCGTTCATGGTTCGAGCGCCGCAGGGTAGGACCCGAGCAGCTTGAGATACGGCGCGGCCTTGCGCAGCTCGTCCAGCGCCGCGGCGACCTGGGGATCGTCGCGGTGTCCGGCGACGTCGATGTAGAACAGGTATTCCCACGAGCCGGTGCGCGCGGGTCGCGACTCGAACCGGGTCATCGACACACCGTGCTTCGCGAGCGGCCCGAGCAGTTCGTGGACCGCCCCCGGACGGTTCGGCGCCGACATCACGAGCGAGGTCTCGTCGCGGCCCGAGGGACCCACGGCCTGCCGCCCCAATACCCAGAAGCGCGTGGTGTTGTTCGGCTCGTCCTCGATGTGCGACGCGAGCACCGGAATGCCGTAGGTGACCGCCGCGATATCGCCCGCGATCGCGGCAGCACCGGGCTCGTCCGCCGCGAGCCGCGCCGCTTCCGCGTTGCTCGCCACGACGATCCGCGGTACCGACGGCAGGTTGTGCGCGAGCCACTGCACGCACTGCGCGAACGACTGCGCGTGCGAATACACCCGGGTGACGGCGTGGATCGACGGCGCCTTCGACAGCAGGTTCTGCCGCACGCGCAGCTTCACCTCGCCGATCACCGAAAGTTCGGTCGCCGCCATCAGGTCGAGCGTGCGCCCCACCGTGCCCTCGGTCGAATTTTCGACCGGCACGACAGCGTAGTCGGACCGTCCGGACTCCGCGGCGCGGAACACGTCGTCGATCGACGCCTGCGGAAGCGTTTCCACCGATGACCCGAAGTGCCGGGCGACCGCGGCATGGGTGAACGTGCCCGGCGGGCCGAGGTACGCGATCGTCAGCGGGCGCTCGAGCGCGAGGCACGCCGACATGACCTCGCGGAACACCTTGGCGACCGCGTCGTCGGTGAGCGGCCCGGGATTCGCCTGCGCGAGCCCCGCGAGCACCCGGGCCTCCCGCTCGGGCCGGTACGCGGGCGCGCCCGAACCTTCCTTGAGCCGTCCGATCGCCTGCGCGTGGCGCGCGCGCTCCGACAGGCGCGCGAGAATCTCGCGGTCGAGCGCGTCGATCGCGTCGCGGTGCTTCTGCAGCGCGCCGTCGTCACTCATCGCCGGTCGGTCGCACGCTCGTCGGCATCGGCGTTCGAACCGTCGTCCTTCGCGTGGCGAGGGGCGTCCGGCTGAAGCCGGACCCACGAGGGCATCGAGCGAGGGGCGTCCGGCTGAAGCCGGACCCACGAGGGCATCGAGCGAAGGGCGTCCGGCTGAAGCCGGACCCGCGGAGACGCGGTCACTCGTCCTCCTCGTCGCGCTCGACCACCCGCTCGAGGCCGGCGAGCTTCTCGCCCTCCGAGAGGTTGATCAGCGTGACGCCCTGCGTCGAGCGGCTCATCTCCCGGATCGACCTGACCTTCGTGCGGATCAGCACGCCGCCGGTCGAGATCAGCATCACCTCGTCGTCCTTCGACACGAGCGCCGCGACGACCACCTTGCCGTTGCGCTCCGACTGCTGGATCGCGATCATGCCCTTGGTCCCGCGCCCGTGCCGCGTGTGCTCGACGATCGGCGTGCGCTTGCCGTAGCCGTTCTCCGTCGCGGTCAGCACGGACTGGTCCTCGTCCTCGGCGACGAGCAGCGCGATGACCTTCTGGCCGTTCTCGAGCGTCATGCCCTTCACGCCGTGGGCGTTCCGGCCCATCGGACGCACGTCGTTCTCGTCGAAGCGCACCGCCTTGCCGCCCGAGCTGAACAGCATCACGTCGTGCTTGCCGTCGGTGAGCGCGACCCCGATCAGCCGGTCGCCGTCGGCGAGGTCGACCGCGATGATTCCCGAGGGCCGCGGCCGCGAGAAATCGGCGAGCGGCGTCTTCTTGACCGTGCCCATCGCGGTCGCCATGAACACGTACTGCGTCTCGGTGAACTCCTTGACCGGCAGGATCGCGGTGATCTTCTCGTTGTCGGCGAGCGGCACGAGGTTCACGATCGGCTTGCCGCGCGAGGCGCGCGAGCCCTGCGGCACGTTGTAGACCTTGAGCCAGTAGACGCGGCCGCGGTTGCTGAAGCACAGGATGAAGTCGTGCGTGTTCGCGATGAACATGCGCTCGACGAAGTCGTCCTCCTTCGTCGCGGTCGCCTGCTTGCCGCGGCCTCCGCGCTTCTGCGCGCGGTATTCGTCGACCGCCTGCGCCTTCATGTAGCCGCCGTGCGACATCGTGACGACCATGTCCTGCGGCGCGATCAGGTCCTCGATCGACAGGTCCTCGCCCTGCGCGACGATCTCGGAGCGGCGCGCGTCGCCGAACTGCGCGCGGATCGCCTCCAGCTCGCCTCCGACGATGGCGGTGACGCGCGCGGCCTTCGCGAGGATGTCGATCAGGTCGGCGATCAGGTCCATTACCTCGCGGTACTCGCCGGTGATCTTGTCCTGCTCGAGGCCGGTCAGGCGCTGCAGACGCATCTCGAGGATCGCCTGCGCCTGCGCGTCGGACAACCGGTAGCCCGCGGGTGTGGCGCCGAAGCCTTCCGGCAGGCCTTCCGGGCGCGCGTCGTGCGCGTGCGCGCGCTTCAGCATCTCGGCGACGACCGGGCTCTGCCACGCGCGCGCCATCAGCGCCGCCTTCGCCTCCGGCGGCGTGGGCGACGCCTTGATGATCGCGATCATCTCGTCGACGTTCGCGAGCGCGACCGCGAGGCCTTCGAGGATGTGGCCGCGCTCGCGCGCCTTGCGGAGTTCGAAGCGCGTGCGCCGCACCACCACCTCGCGGCGGTGCTGCAGGAAGTGGACGATGAACGACTTGAGGTCGAGGAGCCGCGGCTGGTTGTCGACCAGCGCGACCATGTTCATGCCGAAGCTGTCCTGCAGCTGCGTCAGCTTGTAGAGGTTGTTGAGGACGATCTCCGGCACCTCGCCGCGCTTCAACTCGATCACCACGCGCATGCCGGACTTGTCGGATTCGTCGCGCAGGTCCGAGATGCCGTCGAGCTTCTTGTCGCGCACGAGTTCGCCGATGCGCGCGAGCAGGTTCGCCTTGTTGACCTGGTAGGGGATCTCGTCGACGACGATCGCCTGCCGGTTGCCCTTGTCGAGATCCTCGACGTGGGTGCGGGCCCGGATCACGACGCGGCCGCGGCCGGTGCGGTAGCCTTCGCGCACGCCGTCGAGGCCGTAGATGATCCCCGCGGTCGGAAAGTCCGGCGCCGGGATCAGCTCCATCAGTTCGTCGACCGTCGTCTCCGGATTCGCGAGGACCGCGAGGCAGCCGGCGATCGTCTCGGCGAGGTTGTGCGGCGGGATGTTGGTCGCCATGCCGACCGCGATGCCGGAGCTGCCGTTGACGAGGAGGTTCGGCAGCCGCGCCGGGAGGACCGAGGGCTCCTCCTCCTTGCCGTCGTAGTTCGGGACGAAGTCGACCGTCTCCTTGTCGATGTCGGCGGTCAGTTCATCGGCGATCTTCTGGAGCCGGCACTCGGTGTAGCGCATCGCCGCGGCGTTGTCGCCGTCGACCGAGCCGAAGTTGCCCTGTCCGTCGACGAGCGGATAGCGCAGGCTGAAGTCCTGCGCCATGCGCACCAGCGTGTCGTAGATCGCCATGTCGCCGTGCGGGTGGTACTTCCCCATCACGTCGCCGACCACGCGCGCGCACTTCACGTAGGGACGGTTGTGGACGATGTTCGCCTCGGCCATCGCGTAGAGGACGCGCCGGTGGACCGGCTTCAGGCCGTCGCGCACGTCGGGCAGCGCCCGGCCCACGATCACGCTCATCGCGTAGTCGAGATAGCTGTGACGCATCTCGGCTTCGAGGCTGACGGGGACGGTTTCCTTGGCGAACGTGTCCATGCGGGGTCGAATTCGAGAGTTTTGGGGCTGCCGGGCGCCTGTGGCCCGCGATCGGCCGTGGCGCCCGGAAAGGCCGCGGAATCCGGCGGTTTTCGAGCCGCCGCGGTCGACGCGACCCGACGTTCCCGTCCGGAGCGCGCACCGGAGGCCATTGATATCCTTGAATTTTAGCACGGCGTTGTATCGCCGCGACACCCTGCGGCCCCGGAACGCGGCACGGGGGCGGGTTCTTTGCGCCGCGGAAAAGCGCTGTGCTATAGTCGTGGCGGAAGAAAGCTTGTGGCGCGTCAGGGGTTTATCGACGCGCCGACCGCCTGGACCACCGAAAACATCGTCAAAACCAAAGCCAAAGGGGTGAAACAATGACTCGTCGTCTCCTTTCCGCTGCTGCCATCGGCGCATTCGCC is part of the Burkholderiales bacterium genome and harbors:
- a CDS encoding prephenate dehydrogenase/arogenate dehydrogenase family protein; this encodes MDAHAAARPIGRLVVVGVGLIGGSCALALKAAGAVGEVVGVGRTRANLDEALSRGIVDCAHTLAEGWTAELADADVVLVATPVGEIAPLLATIARHAGPACVVTDAGSTKEDVVEAARAAFGTRLARFVPAHPIAGTEHSGAAAAFATLFRDRTTVLTPLPETDPHATDVVRTLWERCGSRVMTLDAREHDRIFAAVSHLPHVLAFALVAQLAARPDAGALFAHAASGFRDFTRIAGSSPEMWRDIALANRGALSDALAAYRGLLDELAAAIERGDGAALERVFAQASAARRRWQPGVAAPAPVDR
- a CDS encoding histidinol-phosphate transaminase, with the translated sequence MNAHGASNVDADGEGAGPALKAPAWVRAIAPYVPGKPVEELARELHLDPATIVKLASNENPRGASPKALSAIRAAAGDLTRYPDGSGFALRAALALHHGVGPERIVLGNGSNDVLELVAAAFLTPGDEAVYAQYAFAVYPLATHARGAKGVEVPARDFGHDLGAMLAAITPRTRVVFVANPNNPTGTWVASESIARFVAAVPRDVVVVLDEAYDEYLPEEGRSPSIGWIGRHPNLVVSRTFSKAYGLAALRIGYGVMDPSVAALLDRVRQPFNVNALAQAAAIAALADTAYVEESARMNREGMRQLEHGLAKLGVPVLRSHGNFLLARIGDAATVYQGLLREGVIVRPVAGYGLPEWLRVTIGLPSENERFLDALARVLGRDGNPA
- the pheA gene encoding prephenate dehydratase → MSDDGALQKHRDAIDALDREILARLSERARHAQAIGRLKEGSGAPAYRPEREARVLAGLAQANPGPLTDDAVAKVFREVMSACLALERPLTIAYLGPPGTFTHAAVARHFGSSVETLPQASIDDVFRAAESGRSDYAVVPVENSTEGTVGRTLDLMAATELSVIGEVKLRVRQNLLSKAPSIHAVTRVYSHAQSFAQCVQWLAHNLPSVPRIVVASNAEAARLAADEPGAAAIAGDIAAVTYGIPVLASHIEDEPNNTTRFWVLGRQAVGPSGRDETSLVMSAPNRPGAVHELLGPLAKHGVSMTRFESRPARTGSWEYLFYIDVAGHRDDPQVAAALDELRKAAPYLKLLGSYPAALEP
- the gyrA gene encoding DNA gyrase subunit A, whose amino-acid sequence is MDTFAKETVPVSLEAEMRHSYLDYAMSVIVGRALPDVRDGLKPVHRRVLYAMAEANIVHNRPYVKCARVVGDVMGKYHPHGDMAIYDTLVRMAQDFSLRYPLVDGQGNFGSVDGDNAAAMRYTECRLQKIADELTADIDKETVDFVPNYDGKEEEPSVLPARLPNLLVNGSSGIAVGMATNIPPHNLAETIAGCLAVLANPETTVDELMELIPAPDFPTAGIIYGLDGVREGYRTGRGRVVIRARTHVEDLDKGNRQAIVVDEIPYQVNKANLLARIGELVRDKKLDGISDLRDESDKSGMRVVIELKRGEVPEIVLNNLYKLTQLQDSFGMNMVALVDNQPRLLDLKSFIVHFLQHRREVVVRRTRFELRKARERGHILEGLAVALANVDEMIAIIKASPTPPEAKAALMARAWQSPVVAEMLKRAHAHDARPEGLPEGFGATPAGYRLSDAQAQAILEMRLQRLTGLEQDKITGEYREVMDLIADLIDILAKAARVTAIVGGELEAIRAQFGDARRSEIVAQGEDLSIEDLIAPQDMVVTMSHGGYMKAQAVDEYRAQKRGGRGKQATATKEDDFVERMFIANTHDFILCFSNRGRVYWLKVYNVPQGSRASRGKPIVNLVPLADNEKITAILPVKEFTETQYVFMATAMGTVKKTPLADFSRPRPSGIIAVDLADGDRLIGVALTDGKHDVMLFSSGGKAVRFDENDVRPMGRNAHGVKGMTLENGQKVIALLVAEDEDQSVLTATENGYGKRTPIVEHTRHGRGTKGMIAIQQSERNGKVVVAALVSKDDEVMLISTGGVLIRTKVRSIREMSRSTQGVTLINLSEGEKLAGLERVVERDEEDE